The Nostoc sp. 'Lobaria pulmonaria (5183) cyanobiont' genome window below encodes:
- a CDS encoding site-specific integrase, translated as MAPKALLCPIIQPTALDFEYHFEYHQGTVEVSDIQMGTAKPARTARGNVGVEEFRGKFRLRLPRSITPLGKQVIISTGLDATELNRRRVDSVANWIEEEIITGQLDPTLERYKEKLESYRKPQLSIVKPNTPQTDIMGLWEQYCAYMKPQLASTTYRRDYARKYTNHIKALPTKDLGQAIAIRDYLLSQLTPNAAKRVLTYLAACCKWAMGSGLAKDNPFAGMSEDIKLPKHDSDAIDPFSRVEMNIIIKAFEDTRPNYAPFVKFLFWTGCRTGEAIAIQWQHINSDCTQITFSESYDSQLNIRKGTKTGKARKFPCNSQVRELLLSIRPPNPDSEQSVFTSPTGGIISNTRFSTQVWKGGRTSKKNYKGVLQGLLDEGKIERYRCPYNTRHTFITLMLAEGLTVSTVAKLVGNSPEIILKHYAGNTVPLSLPEL; from the coding sequence TTGGCACCTAAAGCGCTTCTATGTCCCATAATCCAACCAACCGCCCTTGACTTTGAATATCATTTTGAATATCATCAGGGGACAGTAGAGGTTAGTGATATTCAAATGGGGACAGCCAAGCCAGCTAGGACAGCTAGGGGTAATGTAGGGGTTGAAGAGTTCCGGGGTAAGTTTAGGCTGAGATTGCCGAGGTCTATAACACCTCTGGGTAAACAGGTAATCATCAGTACTGGTTTAGATGCCACTGAGCTTAATCGCCGCCGAGTAGACTCAGTAGCCAACTGGATAGAGGAAGAAATAATCACAGGACAACTAGACCCGACACTTGAGCGCTATAAAGAGAAACTAGAGAGCTACAGAAAACCCCAGTTATCCATAGTTAAGCCCAATACACCGCAGACAGACATCATGGGGTTATGGGAGCAATACTGCGCTTATATGAAACCGCAGTTAGCCTCTACTACTTATAGGCGCGATTATGCCAGAAAGTATACAAATCATATCAAGGCACTACCTACTAAAGACTTGGGTCAGGCGATCGCCATCAGAGATTATTTATTATCTCAGTTAACACCCAATGCAGCTAAGAGAGTACTGACCTATTTAGCCGCCTGTTGTAAATGGGCTATGGGGTCAGGTCTGGCAAAGGATAACCCATTCGCCGGGATGTCAGAAGACATCAAGCTACCTAAACATGATTCAGATGCCATCGACCCATTTAGTAGGGTAGAAATGAATATCATTATCAAAGCATTTGAGGATACCCGACCGAACTATGCGCCCTTTGTTAAGTTCTTATTCTGGACTGGTTGCCGGACTGGGGAAGCGATCGCTATTCAATGGCAACATATAAACTCTGATTGCACTCAGATCACATTCTCAGAATCCTATGACAGCCAGCTAAATATCAGGAAGGGGACTAAAACAGGCAAGGCTCGGAAGTTCCCATGTAACAGCCAAGTCAGAGAACTATTACTATCCATCCGGCCCCCTAATCCCGACTCAGAACAATCAGTATTTACCAGTCCTACTGGGGGAATCATCAGTAACACCCGGTTCTCTACCCAGGTCTGGAAGGGGGGCAGGACAAGTAAGAAGAACTACAAAGGAGTACTTCAGGGGTTATTAGATGAAGGCAAAATCGAGCGCTACAGATGCCCATATAACACTAGGCATACATTTATTACCCTGATGCTGGCTGAGGGTCTAACAGTCTCCACAGTAGCTAAGTTAGTTGGTAATAGCCCAGAGATTATCCTGAAGCACTATGCAGGAAACACAGTACCTTTGAGCTTACCGGAGCTATAG
- a CDS encoding Uma2 family endonuclease, producing MTVTTYKWTIKRYHQAIEAGIFDDQSIELLRGDLIVMPPEREPHAYYNTEAADYLRTLLGERVKIRDAKPITLPNDSEPAPDVAIVKPLGEVYLEHHPYPEDIFWVIEFSKATLSKDLGEKKDIYAEAGIVEYWVVNLKTPQLKVFRDLKNGEYKTELTLTTGTISPLAFPDVSVQVQRLISKT from the coding sequence ATGACCGTAACTACCTATAAATGGACAATTAAACGTTATCACCAAGCAATAGAGGCAGGTATCTTTGACGACCAGTCCATTGAACTATTGCGCGGCGACCTGATTGTTATGCCCCCAGAACGAGAACCTCACGCCTACTACAACACAGAAGCAGCTGATTATCTTCGCACACTGCTTGGTGAACGGGTAAAAATCCGCGATGCCAAACCGATTACCTTACCCAACGATTCAGAACCTGCTCCCGATGTTGCGATTGTCAAACCTTTAGGTGAGGTCTACTTAGAACACCATCCTTACCCAGAAGACATCTTTTGGGTTATTGAATTTTCCAAAGCCACCCTGAGCAAAGATTTAGGTGAGAAAAAAGACATTTATGCTGAGGCTGGTATTGTTGAATACTGGGTTGTCAACCTGAAGACTCCGCAGTTAAAAGTATTTCGTGACCTAAAAAATGGGGAATACAAAACCGAACTGACATTAACCACAGGTACTATTTCACCCCTAGCCTTTCCTGATGTATCTGTCCAAGTTCAGCGTCTTATAAGTAAGACGTAG
- a CDS encoding RNAseH domain-containing protein yields the protein MQINSWDIAKPLLLMMVSPLIIGLFIKAKLSAIAPIIQPILFKLSNAGLLLGLVVRLIVHTSPVKVTNSRIIMPCDRSLGKTFWFTVNKPSSKRKKTTSAASSDDTPPDDQDFEENPATATINITAVEIPELTEEEQRDRLHLERRVERAVFEAGKALMELRI from the coding sequence GTGCAAATTAACTCCTGGGATATTGCCAAACCCTTATTGTTAATGATGGTCAGCCCATTGATCATTGGGTTATTCATCAAAGCAAAATTGAGTGCGATCGCCCCCATTATCCAGCCGATTTTGTTCAAATTATCTAATGCTGGATTGCTTTTAGGTCTGGTTGTCAGGCTGATAGTTCACACTAGCCCTGTGAAGGTGACAAATAGCCGGATAATAATGCCATGCGATCGCTCTTTGGGAAAAACTTTTTGGTTTACTGTGAATAAACCATCCTCTAAGCGCAAAAAAACTACTTCTGCTGCATCTAGTGACGACACGCCACCAGATGACCAAGACTTTGAAGAAAACCCAGCTACAGCAACAATTAACATTACTGCTGTCGAAATTCCAGAGTTGACAGAAGAAGAACAGCGCGACCGCCTTCACCTAGAGCGCCGTGTGGAGAGAGCAGTTTTTGAGGCTGGTAAGGCGTTGATGGAATTACGCATTTAG